The Rhododendron vialii isolate Sample 1 chromosome 6a, ASM3025357v1 genome includes a window with the following:
- the LOC131330309 gene encoding G-type lectin S-receptor-like serine/threonine-protein kinase At5g35370, whose protein sequence is MKKARADHFHLLLSLADMGSFPFIFLILLSFCVIVSCSTPSSDVVLYPNYTASGVHFIDGSVGFLTSPNGTFRAAILSPGGQGGSGTNYYLCILHVPSNTITWSANRNAPVSIAGTMTLSVTGIVMKDHDGSLKWSTPLLDSSVSSLQLTETGNLVLLTQSNAILWESFLHPTDTIVMGQELPVGVSLSSAVSSTDLSVGSYTLSITASDALLQWQNLTYWKLSMNTVAYATSSYPVEYMAVNQTGLYLFGNNGSVVVIQVNLSISDFGIAKLDYSGQFSVGSFSGTNFKPAFAGPDDKCQIPFICGTLGLCGDGSNNRVCSCSSNFRSSSQSQYPNCVPSDASYSLSNSCNSTDNSNTGNFSLSYLSLDYGNDYFTNDFTNPVKYGVNLSGCEDLCSSECSCLGIFYDNSSNSCYVLENQLGSLMSSTSSRNDRLGFVKVIVGPSPPNFAPNSGQPLGIPIVALVLPFIGFFLLATLGFFFWRRSRSSKTGKLNLNSQTIPSSEDLDAFSIPGLPVRFGYEELEVATDKFKTMIGSGGFGTVYKGTLPDKSHVAVKKITNVGIQGKKDFCTEIAIIGNIHHVNLVKLRGFCAQGRERLLVYEYMNRGSLDRTLFGNGPVLEWKERVEIALGTARGLAYLHSGCQQKIIHCDVKPENILLHDHFQAKISDFGLSKLLSSEQSGLFTTMRGTRGYLAPEWLTSAAISDKTDIYSFGMVLLEIVNGRKNCSLRTRSECMEDEISGGGSSSSSSRQGSVYFPMFALEMHEQGRYLELADPRLEGRVTSEDVAKLVRVALCCAHEDPALRPSMVSVVSMLEGEIPSGQPKLESLNFLRFYGRRFAEASTIEQNNGQDDFIFPQLNASLSSSTSRLPLNFSFISSQQVSGPR, encoded by the coding sequence atgaagaaagccAGAGCAGACCATTTccatctccttctctctctagctgATATGGGTTCCTTCCCATTCATCTTCTTAATCTTGTTATCTTTTTGTGTTATTGTTTCTTGTTCTACTCCATCATCAGATGTTGTATTATATCCAAATTACACTGCTTCAGGTGTTCATTTCATCGATGGTTCCGTTGGCTTCTTAACCTCCCCTAACGGAACGTTCAGAGCAGCTATCTTAAGTCCAGGCGGCCAAGGAGGTTCAGGAACCAACTACTATTTGTGCATCCTTCACGTGCCTTCCAATACCATCACCTGGTCTGCTAATCGTAACGCACCCGTTTCTATTGCAGGAACCATGACTCTCTCTGTTACTGGTATTGTAATGAAAGATCACGACGGTAGCTTAAAATGGTCGACTCCTCTGTTAGATTCTTCGGTCTCGTCACTACAGTTAACTGAGACCGGGAATCTTGTGCTGCTCACTCAATCTAATGCTATTCTTTGGGAGAGTTTTCTTCATCCCACGGATACAATCGTGATGGGGCAGGAATTGCCCGTAGGGGTATCACTGTCCAGCGCGGTATCAAGTACTGACTTGTCAGTTGGCAGTTACACGCTTTCAATAACTGCCTCTGATGCTTTACTGCAGTGGCAAAATTTGACTTACTGGAAACTATCGATGAATACCGTGGCTTACGCAACCTCGAGTTATCCGGTGGAGTACATGGCGGTCAACCAAACGGGTCTTTATTTGTTCGGTAATAATGGTTCTGTAGTCGTAATCCAGGTGAACTTATCTATATCAGATTTTGGGATTGCCAAGTTAGATTATTCCGGCCAGTTCAGTGTTGGTAGCTTTTCTGGTACTAATTTCAAGCCTGCATTTGCGGGGCCGGATGATAAATGCCAAATCCCGTTCATCTGTGGAACGCTTGGTTTGTGTGGTGACGGTTCTAATAATCGCGTATGCTCGTGCTCATCCAACTTCCGTTCAAGTTCACAGAGCCAGTATCCAAATTGTGTGCCAAGTGATGCTTCTTATTCCTTGTCAAATTCTTGTAATTCAACTGATAACAGCAATACGGGTAACTTCTCGCTTTCATATTTGAGCCTTGACTATGGTAATGACTATTTTACTAATGATTTCACGAACCCTGTGAAGTACGGTGTAAACTTGTCCGGCTGTGAAGATCTGTGCTCAAGCGAGTGTTCTTGCTTGGGAATTTTCTATgacaactcatcaaattcatGTTATGTCCTTGAAAACCAGTTGGGATCACTTATGTCAAGCACCAGTAGCCGTAATGATCGCTTGGGTTTTGTTAAAGTAATAGTTGGTCCTTCGCCTCCTAATTTTGCTCCTAATAGTGGTCAACCACTTGGGATTCCCATAGTTGCTCTAGTGTTGCCATTTATTGGGTTCTTCCTTTTAGCTACTCTGGGATTCTTCTTCTGGAGAAGATCGAGAAGCTCTAAAACTGGAAAGTTAAATCTCAACAGTCAAACAATTCCTTCTTCGGAGGACTTGGATGCCTTCTCCATCCCAGGATTACCTGTAAGATTTGGATATGAAGAGCTCGAGGTGGCTACTGATAAGTTCAAGACTATGATAGGGTCAGGTGGGTTTGGTACAGTGTACAAGGGTACACTCCCCGATAAATCACATGTGGCTGTGAAAAAGATCACTAATGTTGGAATTCAAGGGAAGAAGGATTTTTGCACTGAGATAGCGATCATTGGAAATATTCATCACGTCAATTTGGTTAAGTTGAGAGGGTTTTGTGCCCAGGGGAGAGAAAGATTGTTGGTTTATGAGTATATGAACCGTGGGTCCTTAGACCGCACCCTCTTTGGGAATGGACCAGTCTTAGAATGGAAAGAAAGGGTTGAAATAGCACTTGGAACGGCACGTGGACTTGCATATTTGCACAGTGGGTGCCAGCAAAAGATCATCCATTGTGATGTCAAGCCTGAGAACATACTCCTTCACGACCATTTCCAGGCCAAAATCTCCGATTTCGGGCTGTCTAAACTTTTGAGCTCCGAACAGTCTGGCTTATTCACTACAATGAGAGGAACTCGTGGATATCTTGCTCCTGAATGGCTTACTAGTGCTGCAATCTCTGACAAAACTGACATTTACAGTTTTGGAATGGTACTGCTTGAAATTGTGAATGGAAGAAAAAATTGCTCTTTACGAACGCGAAGCGAATGTATGGAGGATGAAATTAGTGGTGGTGGGTCCTCGTCATCTTCTTCACGACAAGGATCTGTTTATTTCCCCATGTTTGCCTTGGAGATGCATGAGCAAGGAAGGTACTTGGAACTTGCAGACCCCAGGCTCGAGGGGAGAGTTACTAGTGAAGATGTGGCAAAGTTGGTGCGTGTGGCTTTATGTTGTGCACATGAGGACCCTGCGCTTAGGCCAAGTATGGTTAGTGTTGTTAGCATGTTGGAAGGTGAGATCCCTTCTGGTCAGCCGAAGCTGGAGTCTTTGAACTTTTTGCGATTTTATGGGCGCCGGTTTGCTGAGGCTTCTACAATAGAACAGAATAATGGGCAAGATGATTTTATATTTCCACAATTGAATGCTTCTCTTAGTAGTTCAACGAGTAGGTTGCCTCTTAATTTCTCTTTCATATCATCACAGCAAGTCTCAGGGCCAAGATAG